A genomic segment from Peribacillus sp. ACCC06369 encodes:
- a CDS encoding S9 family peptidase, with protein sequence MITFPKPDVEQFLRTFSITDFVVSPNEKHLVFSTNLSGKYNLWGMDLPNCFPYPLTSIDQSCHELLFDKQSRFIIAGFDQDGNENTQFYGVPLKGGQMKEIVHHENTRNFMPILSNDGKKLYYTTSRGNPSFLNSYCLDLESGQETQVLEGKNAATYILGFSPDEKTFLYHKHYANTYSLLYAKSGHEHVLLTPPTEKQHTVNDGVFVSNSMIYLLTDYDSDFTYLASYNLETNRFIKVKELENESFTAMKYSKENQLLYVTSQKGVEDQLYEFNLQNEDWRNIPVPCSVINKLEVAASGTLYLFGMSATKPHNIYKRSGDEWVSLTKYTVPGVDSNELVEPDIITYPSFDGLEIESLFFRPNKENDNGEVIFWPHGGPQAAERKFFRASFQFFLNHGYSIFAPNFRGSTGYGLEFMKMVEGDWGNGPRLDNVAGLDWLIEQGHAQKGNILLMGGSFGGYMALLLHGRHADYFKAVVDIFGPSNLFSFINSVPEDWKPVMDQWVGNPEKDKEKLIEYSPITYLESMIKPMLVIQGANDPRVVKEESDQIVQALMDKGRDVEYMLLTDEGHGFSKKENEIAVYRKILSFLNRFAGVTEKG encoded by the coding sequence ATGATCACTTTTCCCAAACCTGATGTTGAGCAATTTTTACGAACTTTTTCCATTACTGATTTTGTAGTAAGTCCAAATGAAAAACATCTGGTCTTCAGTACGAATTTGAGTGGCAAGTATAATTTATGGGGAATGGATTTGCCGAACTGCTTTCCTTATCCACTTACATCCATTGATCAAAGCTGCCATGAGCTGTTATTTGATAAACAGAGCCGGTTTATAATTGCTGGTTTCGATCAAGATGGTAACGAAAATACCCAGTTTTACGGAGTTCCCTTGAAGGGCGGGCAAATGAAGGAAATCGTCCACCATGAAAATACACGTAATTTCATGCCAATTCTATCGAATGATGGCAAAAAACTCTATTATACGACATCAAGGGGAAATCCTTCCTTTCTAAATTCCTATTGTTTAGATTTAGAATCAGGACAGGAAACACAGGTCTTGGAGGGGAAAAATGCAGCGACCTATATCCTTGGTTTTAGTCCCGATGAAAAAACCTTTCTTTATCACAAACACTATGCAAATACATATTCCCTTCTCTATGCAAAAAGCGGGCACGAACATGTCCTGCTCACGCCGCCTACCGAGAAACAACACACAGTGAATGATGGTGTTTTTGTTTCAAATTCGATGATATATTTATTAACTGATTATGATTCGGATTTTACCTATTTGGCTTCATACAACCTTGAAACAAACCGATTCATTAAAGTTAAAGAATTGGAGAATGAGAGTTTTACTGCGATGAAATATAGTAAAGAGAATCAACTATTATATGTAACCAGTCAAAAGGGTGTAGAGGATCAGTTATATGAATTCAATCTGCAAAATGAAGATTGGAGAAATATCCCTGTGCCATGCAGCGTCATTAATAAACTTGAGGTCGCTGCATCAGGCACGCTTTACTTATTCGGCATGAGCGCAACCAAGCCTCATAATATTTATAAAAGATCAGGTGACGAGTGGGTGTCATTAACTAAATATACGGTTCCTGGCGTCGATTCTAATGAATTGGTCGAACCGGACATCATTACATACCCATCCTTTGATGGCTTGGAGATCGAATCGTTATTTTTTAGGCCAAACAAGGAAAATGATAATGGTGAAGTCATTTTTTGGCCTCATGGAGGACCTCAAGCAGCTGAACGGAAATTCTTTAGAGCTTCATTTCAATTTTTCCTGAATCACGGTTACAGTATTTTTGCGCCAAACTTCCGGGGTTCTACTGGCTATGGGTTGGAATTCATGAAAATGGTAGAGGGAGATTGGGGAAATGGGCCACGACTTGATAATGTAGCCGGCCTTGATTGGCTGATTGAACAAGGACATGCACAAAAAGGGAACATTCTATTGATGGGTGGAAGCTTCGGCGGGTATATGGCACTGCTGCTACACGGACGCCATGCGGATTATTTTAAGGCCGTTGTCGATATTTTCGGGCCATCCAACCTATTCTCATTTATCAATTCTGTTCCAGAAGACTGGAAGCCCGTTATGGATCAGTGGGTAGGAAATCCGGAAAAAGATAAGGAAAAACTAATCGAGTATTCGCCTATCACCTATTTGGAATCCATGATAAAACCAATGCTTGTCATTCAAGGAGCAAACGATCCCCGTGTCGTCAAAGAGGAATCAGATCAAATCGTTCAAGCATTGATGGACAAGGGAAGAGATGTCGAGTATATGCTTCTAACAGATGAAGGACATGGTTTTTCCAAAAAGGAAAATGAAATTGCCGTCTATCGAAAAATACTCTCATTCTTAAATCGATTCGCTGGAGTGACGGAGAAGGGATAA